From the genome of Candidatus Defluviilinea proxima:
AAGTATTGCACGCCCTCTTGCCTATGATGGATCTTTTGCACATTGAGCAGTGGTTGGCTGACCCATTGATGCATCATGCGTTTGCCCATCGGCGTGACGGTATGATCGAGCGTGCCAAGCAACGAGCCTTTGCGTTCGCCGCGCAGGGTTTCATCGAGTTCAAGATTCCGGCGTGTGGATGCGTCGAGAGTCATGAATTCATTGATACTGTAGGAGCGTAGACTTGTGAGCAATGTTAGTGCATTGGGTTGCGTTTCTTTTAGGTATTGCAGTATTGCACCTGCCGAACGGATGGACAAGCTGTTGCCTTTAATACCAAACCCTTCAAGTGTAGATGCGTTGAAGTGTGAGAGCAGGGTCTCTTCACATTTGCCGGGTTCAAATTTCCATGCGAGGTAAGGAGTCTGGTGCCCTTGAAAGACATCGTTCAGCGTTTGGTTGTCAGGATGTAAAATTTCAGCAGGGTGCAAGCGTGTCAGTTCAGCGCGCAAGGCTTCAAGCGGGAGTTCAGTGACAGCAAATTCTCCAGTGGTGATATCGGCATAGGAGACAGAAGCAGACCTCTCGTCCAGAATGACCGAGGCGAGATAGTTGTTTGAGTCGCCGGGTAGGAGTCCAGGTTCGGTCACGGTTCCCGGAGTCACTACTCTTACCACTTTGCGTGGAACAAGTCCGTTGACGGGTGTGTCACCCATCTGTTCGCAAATGGCGACGTGATATCCTTTTTCAATGAAACGTATTAGGTAGTTGTCTACTGCGTGATACGGAATGCCAGCTAATGGAACTCGCACCCCCTTGCCAACAGGACGTGACGTCAGCACAATATCAAGTTCGCGCGCGGTGATCTCGGCGTCTTCATCGAATGTTTCATAAAAATCGCCGAGCCGAAAGAGTAGGATCTCATTCGGGTATTGACGCTTGATATCAAGATATTGTTGTCTGCTGGGGGTGATGTCGTCTTTAGGCATGGCATGATTTTACTATGGGTGGGGGAGTTGAGCTATAATAGCGGCGATATTATTTTAGGAGATGCTCATGTACAAGTTAGTATTGGTCCGTCACGGACAAAGTGTTTGGAACCTCGAAAACCGTTTCACGGGATGGACGGATGTAAGCCTCACGGATTTAGGCAAGACCGAGGCGCGAGATGCTGGTAAGTTGTTGAAAGAGGGCGGTTATGTGTTTGATGTAGCGTTCACTTCTGTGTTACGACGCGCTATTCAAACTTTGTGGACGGTCTTACAGGAAATGAATCTCGAGTGGATTCCCGTCACGAACGCCTGGCAACTGAACGAACGCCATTATGGCAATTTGCAGGGCTTGAACAAATCGGAGATGGCTGAAAAATTTGGCGAAGATCAGGTAAAGGTCTGGAGACGCAGTTATGATGTACCGCCTCCAGGTTTGGAGTTGACCGATGAACGTCACCCCAAATTTGACCCGCGCTACGCCTCTTTGACTCCCGAACAATTGCCAGCCACCGAATCGCTTAAGATCACGCTGGAACGTGTTCTGCCTTACTGGCACTCGACGATTGCTCCTGCGATCAAG
Proteins encoded in this window:
- the gpmA gene encoding 2,3-diphosphoglycerate-dependent phosphoglycerate mutase codes for the protein MYKLVLVRHGQSVWNLENRFTGWTDVSLTDLGKTEARDAGKLLKEGGYVFDVAFTSVLRRAIQTLWTVLQEMNLEWIPVTNAWQLNERHYGNLQGLNKSEMAEKFGEDQVKVWRRSYDVPPPGLELTDERHPKFDPRYASLTPEQLPATESLKITLERVLPYWHSTIAPAIKSGKRVIIAAHGNSIRALVKYLDNISEADITELNIPTGLPLVYELDENLKPIKSYYLGDAAEAAKKAAAVANQGKAK